The Nitrospira sp. genome has a window encoding:
- a CDS encoding DsrE family protein — MATFIISGSRGTDDPTMATLPFMAAKTAKEQGHDVVLWLWNEAVTLGRKGVAEHITGVNLTPLKELVAAVQAAGVPIWVCGACAVARQVGTADLVAGASIKGMPDYIKAVAERDRSVAF, encoded by the coding sequence ATGGCGACATTCATTATTTCAGGGAGTCGAGGGACGGATGATCCAACGATGGCAACGCTGCCGTTCATGGCGGCCAAGACGGCCAAAGAGCAGGGACACGATGTGGTGCTGTGGCTATGGAATGAAGCTGTCACGCTGGGACGTAAAGGCGTGGCTGAACATATAACCGGTGTGAACCTGACCCCGCTCAAAGAGCTGGTTGCAGCGGTGCAGGCTGCAGGAGTTCCGATCTGGGTCTGCGGGGCCTGTGCGGTCGCCAGACAAGTCGGTACCGCCGATCTCGTGGCCGGCGCCTCCATCAAAGGCATGCCGGACTACATCAAGGCTGTGGCTGAGCGAGATCGAAGCGTCGCATTCTGA